ATAAACACAAATGTCAAGATAAATACGTAACACCGAACACTTCCGTGTGAGACgttcaaattaaaagcttttCACAACCATCGCAATGATAAGCATTGCTTCATATAAAGTGGATTATTTTCtaaaaaagtatataaaatgCACATATATTTGGATTTTTATCAGTCGGACTGATAGCGGTTTTTGTCCTCTGATTGTCAAGGGGAGAGAAAAAgcaacagataaataaagtaacaatgtaaaaaaatatcATAGGACTAGGGTCACCAGTAATGATGTCTTAGACTTTACAGGGTAAAAACTTCAGGTTTCTGTTAATTAATTTAAGTAAGATAATGGAATATGTTCTTTATCACAAAAATCTGGGACTTCTGCAGCCAAAACAAATTGTGcaatacattaaataaaatccCATTATTTTAACTTCCTCCTCTTTGCAGCGTCTTCACTCGGTTACTTTGATAGCTTGACGCAGCTCGATGTCGATGCCGTTTCATGGTTGCACAAGAAACGGAAATAGGAGGCGGGAGTTCCTGTGAACGTTCACCACTCTTATTCGttaattttctgtgttttggtaCCGCTTCTGCTTTTTGGTTGGCTACAAAGCAACGAGTTTGTGCAAAGTGGTTTCAGTATGTTTCATTATCTTATGAATACACTActtttaaataatatatttttgctTCAGTAAAATTTTTGGGTGAAAGTGTTGTACTGTATAACTATTTGCGTATATTTCTGGAGTTAAGTGGTTCGCACTGTTTCCTCACAgcatagaaggtcctgagttcactTCCACCATCAGGAGTTTTTACATCTTCTCCCCCGTTTGCGTTGGTTCTCTCAGGCTTCTTCCTACAGTCCGAATACGTTGGGGGCGGGTTAATTGGCGATTCGAAAattgccctaagacagctgggatagactccagcgaCCCCGAAGAGAATTGATGGATAATGCAATATTTAAATCCAGAACCAAACTCCATACCAGCTGGTGGCGCTTTTTTGACGTTCGCccaataaagaagaagaaaaggtagAAGCGGAAGAGAAGGCGAATGTAGCTCATTAGCTACCTAGCTAGGTCACTTTTAAAAACcctatttattaatttatttttaaaaacaccggGGATggaaaattaaactttttgagtGGTGGATCTCGCTTTGAGGTGAGTTTGAGGTTTCTGCTCGTAATGTGAAAGCTCGCAGAGACGAGCTAACCTGTCAGTATGCTGCTGCTGGCAGGACGGTAAAAacgttttggggttttgtttttattaatatcaaATAATATGATGGGTTTATGCTTTAGTCAAATTAACGAATAAATTAGGTAGTGttatatttaacatttacatgcgtTTTCTGGCCGTAGCAGCTGCACTGATCGTAgttattaaagataaaaaggagagaaaactaGTTTCCTGAACGTTAGACACCAACATGAGCGTCAACTCTTACTTGTTATTTACAACGACGAGTGAAAAGCAGAACTAAACACTGTGGGGATTTAACTCCCGAGTCTCAGTCTGATATTACGTTCGCACTGAAACTGAATTTGCACTGTAATATGTAATAGTAGCTTGTCGTTTTATTTTCGTATAGATATTATTATGGAACATAAGTGAGAAATATTTATCAGTTTACCTACACTGGACAGTCTGTGTGggtccactttttttttcctttttgatgtgttttactttgtttttaaattttaatattaaacaaatgaaaccCAAGTCAATAAaacatacagtttttaaatgatggtttAACTTATAAACTGAAAAAGCTACACAAACCCGCCTGACCCTTtgtaaaaagtaattgccctAAAGCTGATTGTTTTTGCCACTCTTGGCAACAAGAGCTGCTGTCTTTGCAGTCATTTGTGATGACTGGCAATGAGTGTTTCACATCACCGTGGCCCACCCTTATTGacaaaattgttttaattctgggTTTTCAAGCACAAAAAGCCTTTTTAAGGTCAAACCAAAACATCTTAAGCCTGGACTTTGCCTAGGATACTTCAAaacctttttaatgttttttgttttgtttttttggacgTTTTGGTTGCATGTTTCTAATTATTGTCCTGATCCACAAGTGCAAGTCTCAGATTCCAGCTTTGACACTGTGGCTATCTGgtaatattttctgttgtaatgTTACTTTCTGGATGGTTAAACCTTGTTTTATGTATGTGGGGTGCATCGTATGCAagccattgctttggcctgcaCCCTTTCTTTTGGAAAGAACCACTTGTTTCATTATGATCAGatagcaataaacaaacaaatacacaagtAAATAGTGAAGAGAACCTATTTAAATGTTCGAAATCTCGAAAGTCTGTGAACAGGACTTTAGAGATCATATACCCTTCATTTGAAATGAATGGTAAAAGAAGTACTTGTCACTGTGGGGTTTTTAATTCTTGCTGTAAGGAAAAAGAAGTTCAAAAATTATACATGCAACATTCTTAACGGGCATTTTTGAAGTGCTGCAAATGTAAATGTTGCCACCAACCTCATGTTATCAAAACAGGGCTGTTTTGCAAAGTTATCTGTAACTGGTGCCAAAGTCCGTGTAGAACTGACACAAGAGAATATGGCACACAGATGATCTCAACCGAGCTtcttaaaaatcaataaaagctgTGGCTTGGTCAGAGTGTATGCATTTTTATGTCAAAGAAGGTGCACCCCCATTTTCTTTAAGTTTATTAATAAATGATGCTCTATAGTAGTTTTTGTAGAGTACAAGTTGCGACTTGTACTGGACCTTTTGAGAGTCATGCAGAGCTGATCTAATAAGTCAAATAATTTTTGCAACTGTGCATGACGATAATAAATCCAGCGTATTAATCTCACAAATCAAGATGATAGTAAGGATGATAttgtaaaatatgttttagtTATGAAAGCCAGAAATTCATTTGAAAGATTTGTGACAGTGTCTGGAAGAACAAACATGTTTGTGTGAGTGGCCAAGTGGGCAACCTTCAGCCACATTCAGATTAAACATAGAAGTATTTCCACATCATCTGCACCTTCAGTGATGGTAACTTGCTAGTGCTGAAAGCTGTGACATGTCAGCTGACCCTTGGTTTATTTCACAGGTGACGCCATGCTCCAAGAGCTTTTAGCAACCGAAATTCGACACGTTTGACTAAGAAGCTGTCGCCACTGCCGGCATCATGGGGACAACGATGAGCGAGCCGTGTATTTATGATAAACTGTCCGAGAGTATCGACATCCTCCGTCAGTCGGGTTACCGCTACGGAATGTCGGAGAGGGAGATCGAGAGGTTCATCAAGCAGGTCCTGGAGACCAACGAGCCCAGAAGAGAGCCCCCACAGTTTCCCATCCTGAGAGCCACCATCAAGGTCCACATATAAATTACTACATTGCTGAAACAGATTAATACTGAAGACCTTTGACACTAGAGAGGCttagttttaattttagttCAGTAGTGTTGGTAATTAGTTTGAAAGACTGTTTTAAGATAGATTTAAAGTGTGAAAATCCAATAAGTTTACTTTGTAGAAGACTCAGCTCTTTTTGTTGCTCTAAAATAGGTTTACGCTTCACAGACGGTTATTCATGTGCTGTCCTGATAAAGGAGACATTTGTCTGAGTTGCAAAGTCTTTGTGTTGTCTCTTCAGTTTGTGGTGGCTGTTGGCTTCTtgctggtggtggtgctggCCTTCACCTACCCCCAGAATGCTCCCCAGCTGGGACTGGTCAATCTGGGCTGCTATAACTGGTCGTCCCCTCTCAGCCATGTCCGCCTGCTCTCCCTACCCATCGCCAAGAAGTACAACCTGCAAGGTGTgagttgtttcagtttttgttctgtCGCAAACATGCGTACACAAACAAAATCCAACGTTTCCTACTAACGAGAAAGTCCTTATTACCCTAGGATTGCACGATTCATTTCAGCACCTCAGCAGAGAGCTGTAGTTGGGATATGCCAATCCAGAAGATATTTGACGTTtcagtttaaattaaatttgatgtttgtgtgcagcagcaaACATGACTGTTCCGTAAACTTGTTCTCCATttgagaaaaaactgaaaccaaaaaggagaaacacttttttttttttttttgcatctctgcTTAGGGGCAGACCTGTGTTTATGCATGCTGTTACTTGCAGGGACACTTAATAAAACTGTTTCATCATTATAACATCTTTGACTTGAGTGCCTACCTGTAAGCTGTATGCATAAACTTTACGGGGCAGTGCACAGACAGTGCTATCTGCTAATCACTGtaacaaacaaagtaaaataaaacatactaGAATTTTAGGGCAGTAAACTAATTCCAGTAAAAATGTCCCTAAAGGCACCATAAACATGAACCACTTCAATGACTCGAGTTAGTGGAGATGACATCCGTCAGACTATAGGTCTTTAAAAGAAATCCAAACAGGTGACTTATTTAGGAGAAATTAAATCAACCCATGCagttagattagatgaaactttattaatccctcgggtgggttcctctgggaaattcactTTCCAGTAGCACAGCACTGACAGCTCTGTCAAGAATGAAGCTATCCTTAGAGCCCaaagcttgtttgtttgtttgtttgtttgtttgtttcagaccAGCCTGTAAATATGCATTTCTtaagtgtttatttgtgtgcTGCAGGTTTCCATGAGTGGTGGAGCGCTGGCGCACTCAGGCAAAATCTAGTCAACTGTTCAGGCTGTGCGGAGATTTCCTCAGTGTTAGAAGTCCCTGAGAGCCTCAGAGGGACTGTCACTCTGCGACGAGGTCCTCAGCTTGTCCTgctgaaggtcagaggtcaacgcTGTCACGGTGGCCATCTAAAGAGCCTTGTGTCATATTCCTGATAGAGAACCTGTTTAAAATGTCTGTAAACACCACCGTGTGTGCCAGTGGTGCCATTTAAAGGATTTGACTTGTTTAATTTGGACTCTGTTATTAGCGTAGCCTCTGTCTTTCTGAAATGTGCACGTGAGCATTTTCCTTTccaaagaatttatttatttattactacaAACACTTCAAAAACTTAAGATCATCATGATAACTGCATCTACTGTGCTGAACAAATGACGCATGCATATTGTGGGAGCCGCTCACACAGATCTCAAGAGATAAAGAATGTGTGTAAGACACTTGTCACACTAGGAAAAAGTCAACAGCAGACCTGTAAAATCACATGCCCTGTAAACAGTATtcagtttgaataaaaaaacaaaacaaaacagtttgttCATCTTTATTTCCATTTGTCCATGCTGCTCTCTCTAGGGCGGGGAGTCCCTCAGCGTCCAGCGGCAGCAGCTCGAGGAGCTCTACCTGGCTCATTCGGGCTCCATGTCCATTCTGCTGGAGGAAGAGGACGGTCTGCACAACCACAATCTCGGCCTCCCTCAGGGACCTGCCAACTTCACGTTGCTCTGGTACTTAGCATTTTTAAAGTAGTGCTCCATTTGCTCAGTACTAACCCAAACCACTGGAAAATACTTACTAATTTAATACTTGAAGAGGTCAGAATCAGATTGTTGTGCCACTAAAACATCTACATGCGGACGCATactgtgtaataaataaaatgctgggTGCAACACATCTACCTGTAAAAAGTATACTTACTACACTTTTAGACAAATCTTTGTACTACCCCTGTGATCTTTGACCTTCGTAAATTGTGGTCTCAATTACATTCAAAAGAGGAAGTTAAGTCCACCCTATGCTAGAGTAGGTTTTAGAGCGAGCCAGCCTTGTAATTGTCAGATCGCTGACCCTATGACCCTAAAACTGGACGTTAAAAACCAATAGCTGACATCACTGTGACCATTAATTATATCTGGATACAGTCTGTGTGGTTGTAGTTGTGCATATTACTTCTGTCCCTGTAGGCGGTTCAGCTCTGGGACCAGGGAGAAGGTGCTGAGGTGGCTCTTCCCGAAGGCTGAGctctgccctctgctggacagCGCCGGGACCATCCTGCAGCGCTGCCTGGTCACCCACAGCACAAACTCTCAGAGCAAGGTGAGTCCAACTGTGTTCATATTTGTTCATATTCCAATCGCGGAGGAAACACCACGCTAATTATTGTTATGGATGCAGAGAGTAAACAGTAAAAAcggtaaaaataaagaaaaaaaatggattattagtagtagtagtagtagtagtagtattaagTTAAAGCAGCTGAAGTGTGAGGTTGTGCAGTTGTGATTGTAGCGCCTCAGTGACGTTTTGTCCTCGATAATATTTAACtacaaaaacacacctttcagctttCTTTGTTGTAAGCTGCCGTTTGGGTTTCAGGGTGTCAGGGTGTTGGGCTGGCTGGTGGTGGGCGAGGGGCTGCCAACTGTTCGAGTTCTGCCCGTTCAGCGCTGCCAGAAACACTGCAGCTCCTTCAACCTGTGGCTGACGCCGGGAGACATGGGTAACACCTGCTGCACCTGCACATTTTTACACATGGACAGCAGATGAAatacagataattattttttttaatttttttttaaagttaaaatataGTTTTTGTTGTTAGGACTTTATATAgtttattaattcattaatgtttaatttgtcaaattaaacattaataaattaatgtttaatCTGACAAATTAAAATCAAAGCAGTTAATGTTTTGTGTAGCTGCTGAAGCCACACTGAGCACCTATTGATGATTTGTTGTcccctctgacctttgacctgcacaGTGTACGCTGACCCCCGGTACTGGCAGATGGAGCTCTTTCCGGGTCGAGGCCAGAACATCATCTGTGGCGGGTCGACATTTTAAAACTTCAGGAGGCGCCAAGAGAAGAAGGGCGGAGTTCAGGACTGAGGCGTGACATGGAGATCATCTGCCTTGCTCCAGCTCCGCCCACTGATGCCTTACAAAGTCCCaaccttttattattattactttttccTGGTACCCCTTCTTTCCTTACATCATCCTCAGAGAGCTGGAACAACTGCACACATGGAGGTTTGAGGACTGAAAAGTGACTCATTTAGTTTACCAGCTGAACGTAATCTCGTGCCATAGCTCCACACAGATATCtagataaaaaaagaacaaacaaaagaaatctttgtttctctttagtGTGCCCGGTCCCAGGTCTCTGAATCACCGCCAACACCTCCGACTCGTTCAGTGATTTTAAAATATCTGCTGTTGTCCTTGTTGGTTGGAGAAAACAAAGTTATATTTTGTGTCAAAGCCAGAAAAATGTCTTCATGTGTGACTCTTCACAGTGATGAGGGTCaaatttatgaaaaatgacttttaaatgGAGTCCTCTTAAGAGACTTGTGGTTTCAGATATTGATTCACAGCTGATTGGTCAGCCAGAGACAACCCAAGCACCATGTACAACGGAAGAACAATGAGATACAAAATTAGTGCTTTGTATATTGGCCGTGTGCAGCCGACCCCAGGCTGGATTCACTTAAACTTTGTGGCTTTTTAATCTGTAATAGCTGATTGATCTAAAATGAAACTGGGAGTAATCAAAGTAGAACCAGTAGCAACGCAGGGGATGACCCACAGCTCCCGTTCTTCTTCTCCCTCTAACACCTGCTTTTTTGCACTTTCTGGGAACTTTAAAGGAACTTTGGCGTCATTTGGATTCATGTGGATGTGGTAAAAGAGCCGGACTATGATCAGAACTTCCAGCCGCTAACAAACTCAGATGGTGCTGAGAGGAAAAACTCATCGAGCTGCTCAGTGCAGGAGCAAACCCAGAAACTAATTGCTATCTGTTGTGACGCTTCTGCCCTTTATTTGGTTCTTTTGATTATGTTAAAGGGACAGTTCACCCCAAATTTTAAAACTATGATATTCTCAGTTACATATCGTAGTACCTAAAACAGTCTGTCATTTGAACTGCGTTttagtttttctgtattttgggTAATTTTTTTCAAAGTGGACCCATTATGTTCTAGTATCAGTAAGAGGATATTAGAGTTACCCCAtcttagggctgttcgatataacgatatatatcggatgatgatgttataaaaaacgtctatcgttgcATTTTACACtattgtttgtttcgtggtgtcgcaaaataaactgtttacggcaatattttttcattatggtcactgtagtggttatattaatttcttaaag
This DNA window, taken from Astatotilapia calliptera chromosome 5, fAstCal1.2, whole genome shotgun sequence, encodes the following:
- the c5h6orf89 gene encoding bombesin receptor-activated protein C6orf89 homolog, translating into MGTTMSEPCIYDKLSESIDILRQSGYRYGMSEREIERFIKQVLETNEPRREPPQFPILRATIKFVVAVGFLLVVVLAFTYPQNAPQLGLVNLGCYNWSSPLSHVRLLSLPIAKKYNLQGFHEWWSAGALRQNLVNCSGCAEISSVLEVPESLRGTVTLRRGPQLVLLKGGESLSVQRQQLEELYLAHSGSMSILLEEEDGLHNHNLGLPQGPANFTLLWRFSSGTREKVLRWLFPKAELCPLLDSAGTILQRCLVTHSTNSQSKGVRVLGWLVVGEGLPTVRVLPVQRCQKHCSSFNLWLTPGDMVYADPRYWQMELFPGRGQNIICGGSTF